The Zalophus californianus isolate mZalCal1 chromosome 7, mZalCal1.pri.v2, whole genome shotgun sequence genome includes a region encoding these proteins:
- the RGS17 gene encoding regulator of G-protein signaling 17 isoform X2, with the protein MTDVARTQPTREVPVSLTVRNEERGENAGRPTHTTKMESIQVLEECQNPTSDEVLSWSQNFDKMMKAPAGRNLFREFLRTEYSEENLLFWLACEDLKKEQNKKVIEEKARMIYEDYISILSPKEVSLDSRVREVINRNLLDPNPHMYEDAQLQIYTLMHRDSFPRFLNSQIYKSFVESTANSASES; encoded by the exons ATGACCGACGTTGCCAGGACCCAGCCCACCAGGGAGGTCCCAGTGAG CCTCACTGTTAGGAatgaagaaagaggggaaaatgcGGGAAGACCCACACATACCACAAAAATGGAGAGCATCCAAGTCCTAGAGGAATG CCAAAACCCCACTTCAGATGAAGTCTTGTCCTGGTCTCAAAATTTTGACAAGATGATGAAGGCCCCAGCAGGAAGAAACCTTTTCAGAGAGTTTCTCCGAACAGAATACAGTGAAGAGAACCTACTTTTCTGGCTTGCCTGTGAAGACTTAAAGAAAGAGCAGAACAAAAAAGTCATTGAAGAAAAGGCCAGAATGATCTATGAAGATTACATTTCTATACTATCACCAAAAGAg gtcAGTCTCGATTCTCGAGTTAGAGAGGTGATCAATAGAAATCTGTTGGATCCTAATCCTCACATGTATGAAGATGCCCAACTTCAGATATATACCTTAATGCACAGAGATTCTTTTCCAAGGTTTTTGAACTCTCAAATTTATAAGTCCTTTGTTGAAAGTACTGCCAACTCTGCTTCTGaatcttaa